One segment of Natronosalvus halobius DNA contains the following:
- a CDS encoding SOUL family heme-binding protein, whose translation MRPLTKAVIVGGGVAFVGWVGWGIYSTWKAKSVPYEQLRTLNGGEIRHYPQTIRVETTASNQRIAFRQLFRYISGANQGNESISMTAPVETQNGEAISMTTPVRSEATETDADTVRMAFYLPSEYSPETAPEPTESDVTLVTEPQKTVAVDQFSWYAPESRVERRTRKLLSTLEREGIELAGDPYLLRYNAPWTPPFMRQNEVAVDVLEED comes from the coding sequence ATGAGACCACTCACGAAGGCGGTAATTGTTGGCGGTGGCGTGGCATTTGTTGGCTGGGTTGGGTGGGGCATTTACTCAACCTGGAAGGCAAAATCAGTGCCATATGAACAGCTACGAACGCTAAACGGCGGTGAAATCCGTCATTATCCCCAGACGATTCGTGTCGAAACGACGGCATCAAATCAGCGGATTGCATTTCGGCAACTCTTCAGATACATCTCGGGAGCCAACCAAGGTAACGAGTCGATCTCGATGACTGCCCCTGTCGAAACACAGAACGGGGAAGCAATCTCGATGACTACTCCTGTTCGGTCAGAGGCGACTGAGACTGACGCTGATACGGTCCGGATGGCGTTTTATCTGCCCTCAGAATATAGTCCTGAAACTGCACCAGAACCGACGGAATCGGATGTTACACTCGTCACCGAGCCACAGAAGACAGTCGCTGTGGACCAGTTTTCTTGGTATGCTCCAGAGTCGCGGGTTGAACGACGGACACGGAAGCTTCTTTCCACACTCGAGCGTGAAGGAATCGAACTGGCAGGCGACCCCTATCTCCTCCGGTATAATGCCCCGTGGACACCACCGTTTATGCGACAGAATGAAGTGGCAGTCGATGTACTCGAAGAGGACTGA
- a CDS encoding amidase, with the protein MGERENAVRKAASDFGIALDEDAIGAYADEITKTCEQLETLDPSTPDGDLATDVHEGDDEYNAFRYRCSLKGDSGQLTGLKVAVKDNIAVAGVPMTCGSTAVEFTPEYSATVARRLVDHGADVVGTTNMDEFAYFTTGETCAYGPVENPVVEGSVPGGSSAGSAAAVAADLVDVALGSDTAGSIRIPASFCGVVGFKPTHRAVPCFGFADLSPSLDHIGPLAKTVETAALTLETIGGPSAEDPGTLGVEPATGLTDQVGEGIEGLHVGVVTEMMDNATEGVVEQVRGGIETIEDAGATVEDVSIPEIGNAPLASMGIIGPEFAKLLRTNGQVYSTSTGYSEPWRTSVATMTGSGGYGEIVRNQLLIGDCVDAITEGSVYVAAQNFRQALTASIDDLFEGVDALITPTTPIPAPEFDEVFDLESFRP; encoded by the coding sequence ATGGGTGAACGTGAAAATGCGGTCCGAAAGGCAGCGAGTGATTTTGGCATCGCTCTCGACGAGGACGCGATCGGCGCTTACGCTGATGAAATCACCAAGACCTGTGAACAGCTCGAGACGCTTGATCCCTCGACGCCGGATGGGGATTTGGCAACTGATGTCCACGAGGGAGACGATGAGTACAACGCCTTTCGCTATCGTTGCTCACTGAAGGGAGACTCGGGCCAGCTAACAGGGCTAAAGGTAGCGGTGAAAGATAACATTGCGGTCGCTGGTGTACCGATGACATGTGGGTCGACCGCCGTCGAGTTCACTCCAGAGTACAGCGCGACCGTAGCTCGCCGTCTCGTCGACCATGGAGCCGACGTCGTGGGCACGACTAACATGGACGAGTTTGCATACTTCACGACGGGGGAGACTTGTGCCTACGGCCCTGTCGAAAACCCGGTGGTTGAAGGAAGTGTGCCGGGAGGCTCGTCTGCCGGATCCGCTGCCGCAGTCGCCGCTGATCTGGTCGATGTGGCACTCGGAAGCGACACCGCAGGGTCGATTCGCATCCCCGCATCGTTTTGTGGGGTCGTCGGATTCAAACCTACTCACCGTGCAGTTCCGTGCTTTGGATTTGCTGACCTATCGCCCTCGCTGGATCACATCGGCCCGTTGGCGAAGACGGTCGAAACGGCTGCACTGACGCTCGAGACGATTGGCGGACCGTCTGCCGAGGACCCCGGGACGTTGGGTGTCGAGCCTGCTACAGGACTAACTGACCAAGTTGGCGAGGGAATCGAAGGGCTCCACGTGGGTGTCGTTACGGAAATGATGGACAATGCGACTGAGGGCGTTGTTGAGCAGGTTCGAGGTGGTATCGAGACTATTGAGGACGCTGGCGCCACCGTCGAAGACGTATCGATACCCGAGATCGGAAACGCACCGCTGGCGTCAATGGGAATCATCGGTCCGGAGTTCGCCAAACTGCTCCGTACTAACGGGCAGGTTTATAGCACAAGTACCGGCTACAGTGAGCCCTGGCGGACATCTGTGGCCACAATGACCGGTAGCGGCGGCTACGGTGAGATTGTTCGCAATCAGTTGCTGATTGGTGATTGCGTGGATGCGATTACTGAGGGGTCCGTGTATGTCGCCGCCCAAAATTTCCGACAAGCTCTCACTGCTAGCATAGACGACTTGTTCGAGGGGGTTGACGCGCTCATCACACCAACGACACCGATCCCGGCACCGGAATTTGACGAGGTGTTTGATCTGGAGTCGTTCAGACCGTAG
- a CDS encoding Acg family FMN-binding oxidoreductase produces the protein MNSDELTTTVWELDQDEFPADEPIEEQARFLLRYAILAPSSHNSQPWQFTIDEDRIQIFADETRWLEVADHDKRELHLSLGCAIENLCIAAEHFGFDYRIQYHDSGETDSIAVVTLHSDGNQSSDRPRGLFKQITERYTSHSLFEDRSLPQPTRDTLHQSILEDGVSLYLIDEPGLKRSIGELQAEADQIQMNNSEYRKELGYWVGIGALGQSWLMARIAQAVVTHFDLGDRESQKNSELVRSAPIIGLLVTSTDDPPARVKAGQAYERLALAASADDLVTHPMSQILEIPEKREGLGTQVGITDGISQHLFRLGYTDESQDHTPRWPLEKFLSTQL, from the coding sequence ATGAACTCGGACGAGCTAACGACCACGGTCTGGGAACTCGATCAGGACGAATTCCCGGCCGACGAGCCAATCGAAGAGCAGGCACGGTTCCTGCTTCGATACGCGATCTTGGCACCATCCAGCCACAATTCACAGCCATGGCAATTTACGATAGACGAAGACCGAATCCAGATCTTTGCCGACGAGACACGCTGGCTAGAGGTGGCTGATCACGACAAACGGGAGTTACATCTCAGCCTCGGCTGTGCCATCGAAAATCTCTGCATTGCAGCAGAGCATTTTGGATTCGACTATCGAATCCAGTACCACGATTCCGGAGAAACCGATTCCATTGCCGTCGTGACCCTTCACTCGGATGGAAATCAATCGAGCGACCGACCACGAGGGCTGTTCAAGCAAATCACGGAGCGATACACGAGCCATTCACTGTTCGAAGATCGATCGCTTCCCCAACCCACGCGAGATACGCTCCACCAGAGCATTCTCGAAGACGGCGTGTCACTTTATTTGATCGATGAGCCAGGTCTAAAGCGATCAATCGGGGAGCTACAGGCAGAAGCAGATCAGATCCAGATGAACAATTCGGAGTACCGGAAAGAACTCGGCTACTGGGTTGGGATCGGCGCGCTGGGCCAGTCGTGGCTTATGGCTCGTATTGCACAAGCTGTTGTAACTCATTTCGACCTCGGTGATCGTGAGAGTCAGAAAAATTCGGAGCTGGTTCGAAGCGCACCCATCATCGGACTTCTCGTCACGTCAACCGACGACCCACCGGCGCGAGTCAAAGCTGGACAAGCTTACGAACGGCTAGCCCTTGCTGCCAGCGCCGACGATCTCGTCACCCATCCAATGAGTCAGATTTTGGAAATCCCCGAAAAACGAGAGGGGCTTGGTACTCAGGTTGGAATTACTGACGGTATTTCACAGCATCTTTTCCGGTTAGGGTATACAGATGAATCACAGGATCACACACCACGTTGGCCGCTTGAGAAGTTCCTCTCAACGCAGCTGTGA
- a CDS encoding potassium channel family protein has protein sequence MNLFTILMQFTGILLLFLLLPLFVVPWFSQFLQQRRFDTVEPLENHVVISGHTPLVHTFITEIESHAHQHPYVIIETDQDRAVELRDLGHTVLHGDPESESDLRKASVEKAQAAVVAGDDQLTLNAALAIRDVAPMVPITATLEDATLRQYLHSAGVEYVVQPRQVIGQALATHYAMSEGMQSDRIVILGHGTVGSTVRSALETWGADPTVVDIDEGEHVDVVGDATVTKTLQEAGVKNADAVIISLPKDRQALYATLLARELSSTVDIFVRVTESEAVGRVKRAGADYVLELSEISGQMVAAAVLDEPVSGTDSDILFTRLSDPDVELSALDIDRIIGVSRNEELHLAPDHDFELQQNDLLIYVRE, from the coding sequence ATGAACCTGTTCACGATTCTAATGCAGTTCACCGGCATCCTGCTCCTCTTTCTCCTCCTGCCACTATTCGTCGTGCCCTGGTTCAGTCAGTTTCTCCAGCAACGGCGGTTCGATACCGTCGAGCCACTCGAAAATCACGTCGTAATCTCCGGACACACACCGCTCGTCCACACGTTCATCACCGAGATTGAATCACACGCTCATCAACACCCCTACGTAATCATTGAAACGGACCAAGATCGCGCGGTAGAGCTCCGCGATCTCGGACACACCGTGTTACACGGCGATCCGGAATCCGAATCTGACCTCCGGAAAGCCTCGGTCGAGAAGGCACAGGCAGCGGTCGTCGCTGGCGACGATCAGTTGACGCTGAACGCTGCGCTCGCTATCCGCGACGTGGCTCCGATGGTCCCGATAACCGCAACACTTGAGGACGCGACACTCCGGCAGTATCTGCACTCGGCTGGCGTCGAGTACGTCGTACAGCCACGACAGGTCATCGGGCAAGCGCTCGCCACGCACTATGCGATGAGCGAGGGAATGCAGTCCGATCGAATCGTTATCCTCGGTCACGGAACGGTCGGCAGTACCGTTCGGTCGGCGTTGGAAACCTGGGGTGCGGATCCGACCGTCGTAGATATTGACGAGGGCGAACACGTGGACGTCGTCGGCGACGCAACTGTTACGAAGACACTTCAAGAGGCGGGCGTAAAAAACGCAGACGCAGTCATCATTTCGCTTCCTAAAGACCGACAAGCACTGTACGCAACACTACTTGCGCGTGAGTTGAGTTCTACAGTCGATATCTTTGTGCGAGTGACAGAGAGCGAAGCAGTTGGACGAGTCAAACGAGCAGGCGCGGACTACGTACTTGAGTTATCGGAGATCTCTGGACAGATGGTCGCTGCTGCTGTCCTCGACGAGCCCGTTAGCGGTACTGACAGTGATATTCTGTTCACTCGTCTGAGCGACCCGGACGTAGAACTCTCAGCGCTCGACATTGACCGCATCATCGGTGTCAGTCGAAATGAGGAGTTGCATCTCGCACCTGATCATGATTTCGAACTCCAACAAAACGATCTTCTCATCTACGTAAGAGAGTGA
- a CDS encoding cation:proton antiporter — MTLFPTIPVEDPITIFALAMIIFLVAQLLLERHRLPGIIGIILVGAAIGPNAAGIIERGDAIVLLGEVGLIYLMFLAGVEIDLNRFFDNIDQSIIFGVLAFLIPQGVGTVFGMWVFGFSLPTALLFAAIFASHTLLAYPVARQLGIVGNDAVTATIGGTVLTNVLALLVLVIVVASAEAPLDWLFWVELGLGIALLFTGIWYIVPWLGRRFFRSLAEESYFEFLFVMAALFGSAVFAEVVGAEPIIGALVAGLALNRLIPDRGPLMNRVQFVGNALFIPFFLLSIGLLVDVTAIVGGRESLLLAGALIGLTLVTKFVASWLTGLLYAYDHDQIGSMFGLSVGQAEALAIVLIAFDASVPGFDTDMINGAVLMILVVSLVSPIVVEKYGRAVVTKDRRGKRKPTDVRQRILIPFTPVPEHHEKLMRYHESLVDLALFIREEQSTEPLHTLAVVHPGPKTERKVATADAAIAHTEEYAAGAEVPVTFHTRVDHNIASGITRAAVENRITTILLDWDGMRLYRQPLFSQTTRQVLAWTDQLVLVSRIRAPLNTVSRIVFVLPPELSHDPNFYEVGQTIERIAAGTGAPIRALVVEESGGRYEQLFGKLKSNTPIERESIDDWEQLIRVLSEDVTADDLVVCASARRNTIGWRPVLQELTERVSTLTPGDFVVIYPPVGRGTDEQPQLSMEYKRSNYRNL; from the coding sequence GTGACACTGTTTCCAACCATTCCTGTCGAAGATCCGATAACTATCTTCGCGTTGGCGATGATTATTTTTCTCGTCGCACAACTCCTCTTGGAACGCCATCGATTGCCCGGCATTATCGGAATCATCCTCGTTGGGGCTGCAATCGGTCCGAATGCAGCTGGTATTATCGAGCGAGGGGATGCGATCGTTCTCCTCGGGGAGGTTGGACTGATCTATCTGATGTTCCTCGCCGGTGTCGAGATCGATCTCAATAGGTTTTTTGACAACATCGACCAGAGCATCATCTTCGGCGTTCTCGCATTCCTCATTCCTCAGGGAGTCGGTACCGTTTTCGGGATGTGGGTGTTCGGATTTTCGTTGCCAACGGCGCTATTGTTCGCGGCTATCTTCGCCTCGCATACGCTGCTCGCATATCCTGTTGCCCGTCAATTAGGGATCGTCGGCAATGACGCCGTCACAGCAACCATCGGCGGCACCGTGCTCACGAACGTACTCGCACTGCTCGTTCTCGTCATCGTCGTTGCTTCGGCGGAAGCTCCCCTCGATTGGCTGTTTTGGGTGGAACTCGGGCTTGGCATCGCGCTGCTCTTCACCGGGATCTGGTATATCGTTCCGTGGCTCGGTCGCCGGTTCTTTCGGAGCTTGGCCGAAGAGAGTTATTTCGAGTTCCTGTTCGTCATGGCTGCTCTCTTCGGTTCAGCGGTTTTCGCTGAAGTAGTTGGAGCCGAACCCATTATCGGAGCGCTTGTAGCGGGACTGGCGCTCAACCGGCTCATCCCCGATCGAGGGCCATTGATGAATCGCGTCCAGTTCGTTGGCAACGCGCTGTTCATCCCGTTCTTTCTCCTCTCGATAGGGTTGCTCGTTGATGTGACTGCGATTGTTGGGGGCCGCGAGTCGCTGCTGCTCGCCGGGGCACTGATCGGACTCACACTCGTCACGAAGTTCGTCGCGTCTTGGCTTACCGGCCTGCTGTACGCGTATGACCACGACCAGATCGGAAGCATGTTCGGGCTCTCGGTCGGACAGGCCGAAGCGTTAGCGATCGTGCTCATCGCGTTCGACGCTAGTGTTCCCGGATTCGATACGGATATGATCAACGGCGCGGTGTTGATGATCCTCGTCGTGAGTCTGGTCAGTCCGATCGTGGTGGAGAAATACGGTCGAGCAGTCGTGACGAAAGACCGGCGAGGGAAACGCAAGCCGACCGACGTTCGTCAACGGATCCTCATTCCGTTTACTCCGGTCCCCGAGCACCACGAGAAGCTGATGAGGTATCACGAATCGCTGGTCGATCTGGCATTATTTATCCGGGAGGAACAATCCACCGAACCGTTACACACGCTGGCGGTCGTCCACCCGGGACCGAAAACGGAACGAAAGGTTGCGACCGCCGATGCAGCAATCGCACACACGGAAGAGTATGCTGCCGGCGCAGAGGTGCCGGTAACGTTTCACACGCGGGTCGATCACAACATCGCCTCCGGGATCACTCGCGCAGCCGTTGAAAACCGGATCACGACGATCCTTCTCGACTGGGATGGGATGCGGCTCTATAGACAACCTCTCTTCAGTCAGACTACGCGGCAGGTTCTCGCATGGACTGATCAACTCGTTCTCGTCTCCCGAATCAGGGCACCTCTCAATACCGTCTCCCGAATCGTCTTCGTGCTTCCACCCGAGCTGTCACATGATCCAAACTTCTACGAGGTCGGACAGACGATCGAACGAATCGCAGCGGGTACTGGAGCACCTATCCGAGCACTCGTCGTCGAGGAGTCGGGGGGTCGTTACGAGCAGCTGTTCGGGAAACTCAAATCGAACACGCCTATCGAGAGAGAATCCATCGATGACTGGGAACAATTGATTCGGGTTCTTTCTGAAGACGTGACGGCGGACGATCTCGTGGTGTGTGCGAGCGCTCGCCGAAACACTATCGGTTGGCGACCAGTACTTCAAGAACTGACTGAACGCGTCTCGACGCTCACGCCGGGTGACTTCGTCGTAATCTATCCGCCGGTCGGTAGGGGTACCGACGAGCAGCCGCAATTGTCGATGGAATACAAACGCTCGAATTACCGAAATTTGTGA
- a CDS encoding SHOCT domain-containing protein gives MATDDSLVRTILIVIAAFLILPFLMMVVMMPMMGLWGWDHMWTGSTWDGTGATWMWLLMSVVPLLVILGFGYLLYSVIRQSSTQQSDTALLELRTAYARGDISNEEFEERRERLQSKV, from the coding sequence ATGGCAACCGACGATTCACTGGTTCGGACGATCCTGATCGTCATCGCCGCATTCCTGATCCTGCCGTTCCTCATGATGGTGGTCATGATGCCGATGATGGGTCTGTGGGGATGGGATCACATGTGGACTGGGAGTACATGGGACGGAACTGGAGCCACGTGGATGTGGCTTCTCATGTCGGTGGTGCCTTTGCTCGTGATTCTCGGGTTCGGGTACCTCCTGTACAGTGTGATTCGCCAGTCCAGTACTCAACAAAGTGATACTGCACTCCTAGAGTTGAGGACGGCCTATGCCCGTGGTGACATTTCGAATGAAGAGTTCGAAGAACGCCGCGAGCGACTCCAAAGCAAGGTGTAG
- a CDS encoding PQQ-binding-like beta-propeller repeat protein: MGGATVIPPVSAQNGELFRETIDDGGATASVSESGSIIAFGVYPGTARAYIATDSNDYEAVEFVLPGDSSGFPVSHVAVTEETNTIVAAAMDVDVFGGGNLDDAGGLIGTPSTEAEWAYEQPGLWDIGVSGDLTTVAAVSNPMDVAPHVGVVQEGELAWEQPLEDAAGWAVDVSDDGQYIAVACVHIDDGLERSGQPNVRLYGADGDLLWRHETAEDVLDIAINEDEGIVVAGTDDWSTLAFDLDGELRWQRDESPTMTVLSGDGTTIVAESPVTALDSSDGSVLWESEMGNANVVADPMTVSADGTRVAVSTLDFELFVLENGEPIWEGENEAGPYYSAISADGSTLAAMEVDNDAKNAALVGYPLGT, from the coding sequence ATGGGCGGGGCGACAGTGATCCCACCAGTAAGTGCTCAGAACGGCGAACTATTCCGTGAGACAATCGACGATGGTGGTGCAACCGCATCTGTTTCCGAATCTGGCAGCATTATCGCGTTTGGAGTCTACCCAGGTACAGCGCGAGCCTACATCGCAACTGATTCAAACGACTACGAGGCCGTCGAATTTGTCCTTCCGGGTGACTCGAGTGGCTTTCCAGTCTCCCATGTCGCGGTAACTGAAGAGACTAATACCATCGTTGCAGCAGCGATGGACGTCGATGTGTTCGGAGGCGGCAACCTCGATGATGCTGGTGGATTGATTGGTACACCCAGCACAGAGGCAGAGTGGGCCTACGAACAACCAGGTCTGTGGGACATCGGGGTATCTGGTGACCTCACAACCGTTGCCGCTGTTTCAAACCCGATGGACGTCGCTCCTCACGTGGGTGTCGTCCAGGAGGGTGAACTGGCATGGGAACAGCCCTTAGAGGATGCTGCTGGGTGGGCAGTAGATGTTTCCGATGATGGCCAGTATATTGCCGTCGCGTGCGTGCATATTGACGACGGGCTTGAACGCTCTGGTCAGCCGAATGTCCGGCTCTACGGAGCTGATGGCGACCTCTTGTGGCGTCACGAAACGGCCGAGGATGTTCTCGATATCGCCATCAACGAGGACGAAGGCATCGTAGTGGCAGGGACAGATGACTGGTCGACGCTCGCGTTCGATCTTGACGGGGAACTCCGCTGGCAACGCGATGAGTCACCAACAATGACTGTGCTTTCAGGCGATGGCACGACTATTGTTGCAGAATCACCTGTTACTGCACTCGATAGTAGTGACGGCTCAGTTCTCTGGGAGAGCGAAATGGGCAACGCGAACGTAGTGGCCGATCCAATGACCGTCTCGGCCGATGGAACGCGAGTGGCTGTGTCAACGCTCGACTTTGAATTGTTCGTACTCGAAAATGGTGAGCCAATCTGGGAAGGCGAAAATGAGGCTGGGCCGTACTATTCGGCGATTTCAGCTGATGGGTCGACGCTCGCAGCGATGGAAGTCGACAACGATGCCAAGAACGCAGCGCTCGTCGGGTATCCTCTCGGAACGTAA
- a CDS encoding DEAD/DEAH box helicase, producing the protein MSEPALSDLDGCRVPANTFVALPNITRAEWDARGFDGPVAPRTLLSDELTPVALRNALENVRTFDPLTETEYEAARDVLSCGQSISGDRTEPPANPTTKGELYEQVTNGLRGLDQQQQEIGMLVPPGPQQIRGIAGSGKTVLLAMKAARTHQRYPEMDIALTFQTKSLYEQLTALVERFYQRFTNDDPNWEKLSIIHAWGGKESGEGIYYNLASAAGRDPRTLFDATNAFSDHDDIFDACCGELLEEADVPQLYDAIFIDEAQDFGSNFFNLCLEALDDEQRLVWAYDEAQSLSSLTAPSPINIFGTDDDGDPVLDLRGSYARGVQKSHVMRQAYRSPRSVLMAAHALGMGLKSVAGPIQTITRSDGWDSLGYEVTGDFREIGEDATIRRP; encoded by the coding sequence ATGAGCGAACCAGCGTTATCCGATCTTGATGGCTGTCGCGTTCCCGCGAATACGTTCGTCGCTCTCCCAAATATCACTCGAGCGGAGTGGGACGCTCGCGGCTTCGACGGGCCTGTAGCACCACGAACGCTTCTGAGCGATGAGTTGACACCGGTCGCATTGCGTAATGCACTCGAGAACGTCCGGACGTTCGACCCGCTCACGGAAACCGAGTACGAGGCTGCACGCGACGTACTGAGCTGTGGCCAATCGATCAGTGGTGATCGGACCGAACCACCCGCCAATCCGACCACGAAGGGCGAACTGTATGAGCAGGTGACCAACGGTCTGCGTGGTCTTGACCAGCAACAACAGGAAATCGGAATGTTGGTGCCACCTGGACCACAGCAAATTCGTGGGATCGCCGGCTCGGGGAAGACCGTCCTGTTGGCAATGAAAGCCGCCCGAACGCACCAGCGCTATCCCGAGATGGACATCGCGCTCACGTTCCAGACGAAGAGCCTGTACGAGCAATTGACCGCGCTTGTCGAACGCTTCTATCAGCGGTTCACCAACGACGATCCGAACTGGGAGAAACTCTCCATCATCCACGCCTGGGGTGGGAAAGAGTCCGGCGAGGGCATCTACTACAATCTGGCGAGCGCTGCTGGTCGTGACCCACGGACACTGTTCGACGCGACGAACGCGTTCTCTGATCACGACGATATCTTCGACGCCTGTTGTGGCGAGTTACTCGAGGAAGCTGACGTTCCACAGCTCTACGACGCGATCTTTATCGACGAGGCACAGGATTTTGGCTCGAATTTCTTCAATCTCTGTCTCGAAGCCCTCGATGACGAGCAACGCCTTGTCTGGGCATACGACGAGGCACAGAGCCTCTCCAGTCTGACGGCGCCAAGTCCGATTAATATCTTCGGCACCGACGACGACGGCGACCCAGTCCTCGATTTGCGCGGCTCCTACGCTCGTGGTGTCCAGAAGAGCCACGTCATGCGCCAGGCCTACCGCTCTCCTCGATCGGTGCTGATGGCGGCTCACGCACTCGGGATGGGGCTCAAGTCAGTTGCTGGGCCAATCCAGACGATTACGCGAAGCGATGGATGGGATTCTCTCGGGTACGAGGTGACGGGTGACTTCCGAGAGATTGGTGAGGACGCGACGATCCGCCGTCCCTAG
- a CDS encoding ATP-binding domain-containing protein has translation MAELQWVATQINQDIETGLRPEQVLVIATGPRYRDVGHVLLRQQLEQYGHEVNCVWLGDPKVFATDGEVTVSVIHRAKGNEAASVYLIGLETIQNPEYRESAVHRRNEAFVGITRSRTWCTITGVEEEGVTILEEVKRVAAAVSRPDPEITFPIPDPKKLDHELEDDPRMETTKLFDFAD, from the coding sequence ATGGCAGAGTTACAGTGGGTTGCTACGCAGATCAACCAGGATATCGAAACCGGGCTTCGACCGGAGCAGGTATTGGTTATCGCGACCGGCCCTCGATACCGAGACGTGGGTCACGTGCTGCTACGCCAGCAACTCGAACAGTACGGTCACGAGGTGAACTGTGTCTGGCTTGGTGATCCGAAGGTGTTTGCCACAGATGGGGAAGTCACCGTCTCGGTCATCCATCGAGCGAAAGGCAACGAGGCCGCGTCGGTGTATCTCATCGGCCTGGAGACCATCCAGAATCCGGAGTACCGAGAGAGTGCCGTCCACCGACGCAACGAAGCGTTCGTCGGGATCACCCGCTCGCGTACCTGGTGTACGATCACTGGTGTCGAGGAGGAAGGTGTGACGATCCTCGAGGAGGTGAAACGGGTTGCAGCCGCAGTATCACGACCCGATCCGGAGATTACGTTTCCGATTCCCGATCCGAAGAAACTGGATCACGAACTGGAAGACGATCCGCGTATGGAGACGACCAAACTGTTCGATTTTGCTGATTAA
- a CDS encoding helix-turn-helix transcriptional regulator, which yields MNGSALRTGILVIALLVAAVGGGTLVAADDSTTAVERERLPDVDTGQPAIGAGEDRYASAAATSFQEQGFETTTFIVTVNDDGSAIWTFRYERILDGDEAQSEFETFAEEFESEETKLYADFVNQAEVLLNIGREETDREMEATDFNRTARIEQGFNTRGVVEMSFTWNGFAQVNDGEVVAGDVFEGNFVVASDQSLVVEAGEGLWFADVQPIGELSASSLEASDSVTWTGRKQFLDGQPRVVFESESAGGSVQPDEDTENESALPISTIALVLAGGAILLGLLAAGISRYGLLSRTDRSDPDAHPEPTREPDQSPTQPIPDDELLSDEDRVVSLIQERGGRMKQVNIVDETGWSKSKVSMLLSEMESDGTISKLRVGRENIISLEGFEPEATRSPFEE from the coding sequence ATGAACGGGTCGGCTCTTCGAACAGGGATCCTCGTGATCGCTCTCCTCGTCGCCGCAGTCGGTGGCGGAACGCTGGTGGCCGCCGACGATTCGACCACCGCGGTCGAACGGGAACGGCTACCGGATGTGGACACCGGGCAGCCAGCCATCGGTGCTGGCGAGGACCGATACGCGAGTGCCGCTGCCACCTCGTTCCAGGAGCAGGGCTTCGAAACGACGACGTTCATCGTCACGGTCAACGACGATGGGTCTGCCATCTGGACGTTCCGCTACGAACGCATTCTCGACGGCGACGAGGCTCAGTCGGAGTTCGAGACGTTCGCCGAAGAGTTCGAATCCGAAGAGACGAAACTCTACGCGGACTTCGTGAATCAGGCTGAAGTCCTCCTCAACATCGGTCGAGAGGAAACCGACCGGGAGATGGAAGCAACCGACTTCAACCGAACAGCACGGATCGAACAGGGGTTCAACACGCGAGGTGTCGTCGAGATGTCGTTCACCTGGAACGGGTTCGCTCAGGTAAACGACGGCGAAGTCGTCGCTGGCGACGTTTTCGAAGGGAACTTCGTCGTTGCCTCCGACCAATCGCTCGTCGTCGAAGCGGGTGAGGGCTTGTGGTTCGCCGACGTCCAGCCGATTGGCGAGCTCAGTGCGTCGTCCCTCGAAGCCAGCGATTCGGTTACCTGGACCGGTCGAAAGCAATTCCTGGACGGGCAGCCGCGGGTCGTTTTCGAGAGCGAATCGGCAGGTGGGTCGGTCCAACCAGATGAGGACACGGAAAACGAGTCGGCCCTTCCGATATCCACCATCGCACTGGTGCTCGCTGGCGGCGCGATTTTGCTCGGTCTCCTCGCCGCCGGTATCTCCCGATACGGACTCTTGTCGAGGACGGACCGGTCGGATCCGGATGCACACCCTGAGCCGACTCGAGAACCCGATCAATCGCCCACCCAGCCGATACCGGACGACGAACTCCTCAGCGACGAGGATCGGGTCGTCTCACTCATTCAAGAACGAGGCGGCCGAATGAAACAGGTCAATATCGTCGACGAAACCGGCTGGTCGAAGTCGAAGGTGAGCATGTTGCTCTCGGAGATGGAATCCGACGGTACCATCAGCAAACTCCGCGTCGGTCGGGAGAACATCATTAGCCTCGAGGGATTCGAACCGGAGGCGACCAGGTCACCGTTCGAGGAGTGA